One Camelina sativa cultivar DH55 chromosome 3, Cs, whole genome shotgun sequence genomic window carries:
- the LOC104777718 gene encoding ATP-dependent DNA helicase 2 subunit KU80 — MARNREGLVLLIDVGPAMHSVLPDVEKACSLLLQKKLIYNKYDEVGIVVFGTEETGNELAREIGGYEHVTVLRNIRVVDEVVAEHVKQLPRGTVAGDFLDAVIVEMDMLIKMYSAGQKGKKRMCLITNAACPTKDPFEGTKDDQVSTIATKMAAEGIKMESIVMRSNLIGDAHEKVIEENDHLLNLFSSNAIAKTVNVESPLSLLGSLKTRRVAPVTLFRGDLEINPTMKIKVWVYKKVAEERLSTLQLYSDKAPPTDKFAKHEVKIDYDYKVTAESTQVIAPEERVKGFRYGPQVIPISPDEIETLKFKTDKGMKLLGFTEASNILRHYYMKDVNIVVPDPSKEKSVLAVSAIAREMKETNKVAIVRCVWRNGQDNVVVGVLTPNVSEREDTPDSFYFNVLPFAEDVREFPFPSFNKLPSSWKPDEQQQAVADNLVKMLDLAPSAKEEVLLPDLTPNPVLQRFYEYLELKSKSTDAALPPMDETFKRIMEQDPELSSNNKSIMDAFRGSFEVKENPKLKKASKRLLRDKPSGSDDEDNRMITYDANKHKIDIVGDANPIQDFEAMISRRDNHDWAIKAITQMKKRIVKLVENCTDEGDKALECVLALRKGCVLEQEPKQFNEFLNHLFELCQERKLSHFLKHFTSKKITLIPKSEAPDSDVVDENADDYFTVKQEPMLES; from the exons ATGGCTCGAAATCGG GAAGGGTTAGTTTTGTTGATCGATGTTGGTCCAGCGATGCATAGTGTTCTCCCTGATGTTGAAAAGGCATGTTCTTTGCTACTTCAAAAGAAG TTGATTTACAACAAGTATGATGAAGTTGGAATTGTTGTATTTGGAACTGAAg AAACCGGAAACGAGCTTGCTAGGGAAATAGGTGGATATGAGCATGTTACAGTTTTAAGGAATATTAGAGTTGTTGATGAAGTCGTGGCTGAGCATGTAAAGCAGCTCCCTCGAGGAACCGTAGCTGGCGACT TTCTTGATGCTGTGATTGTTGAGATGGATATGCTTATAAAGATGTATAGTGCTGGGCAAAAGGGGAAAAAGCGGATGTGTCTCATCACGAATGCTGCTTGTCCTACCAAAGATCCATTTGAAGGGACTAAAGATGATCAAGTCAGCACTATCGCTACGAAAATGGCTGCAGAGGGTATAAAGATGGAAAGCATTGTCATGAGGTCCAATTTAATTGGTGATGCTCATGAGAAAGTGATTGAGGAGAATGATCATTTGTTGAATTTGTTCTCCAGCAACGCCATTGCAAAAACAGTGAATGTTGAGAGTCCACTCTCACTGCTAGGTTCCTTAAAGACAAGAAGGGTTGCTCCAGTTACTTTGTTCAGGGGTGACCTTGAAATTAACCCAACAATGAAGATTAAG GTGTGGGTTTATAAGAAAGTGGCTGAGGAGAGACTCTCCACTCTACAATTGTATTCTGACAAAGCGCCTCCAACTGACAAGTTTGCGAAACATGAAGTGAAAATTGATTATGATTACAAAGTTACTGCAGAATCTACTCAGGTTATTGCTCCAGAAGAAAGGGTCAAGGGCTTTCGCTATGGACCTCAAGTTATTCCTATATCACCAGATGAGATAGAAACACTCAAGTTTAAAACTGACAAAGGCATGAAGCTTCTGGGATTTACTGAGGCATCAAACATACTGCG ACATTATTACATGAAAGACGTGAATATAGTTGTTCCTGACCCGAGCAAAGAAAAATCTGTTCTTGCCGTCTCAGCCATTGCAAGAGAAATGAAGGAAACAAACAAGGTAGCAATTGTACGTTGTGTCTGGAGAAATGGACAAGACAATGTGGTTGTTGGCGTCCTGACTCCAAATGTTTCTGAAAGAGAAGACACC CCTGATTCATTTTACTTTAATGTGCTACCTTTCGCCGAGGATGtccgcgagtttccatttccTTCTTTCAACAAACTTCCCTCATCATGGAAGCCAGATGAACAACAGCAAGCAGTAGCAGATAATTTGGTTAAGATGCTTGACCTTGCACCTTCTGCTAAAGAGGAAGTACTACTGCCTGATCTTACTCCTAACCCGGTTTTGCAG CGTTTTTATGAATACCTTGAGCTGAAATCAAAATCAACGGATGCTGCTTTACCTCCAATGGATGAAACATTCAAGAGAATTATGGAGCAGGATCCTGAACTCTCTTCCAACAATAAATCCATAATGGATGCCTTTCGTGGAAGTTTTGAAGTCAAGGAGAATCCGAAG TTGAAGAAGGCTTCTAAGAGATTGTTACGGGATAAACCATCGGGTTCAGATGATGAAGACAATCGCATGATTACTTATGATGCCAATAAGCACAAAATTGATATAGTCGGAGATGCAAACCCAATCCAAGATTTTGAAGCCATGATATCCCGCAGAGATAACCATGATTGGGCCATTAAAGCAATAACACAAATGAAAAAACGAATAGTGAAGCTCGTCGAAAATTGTACTGATGAGGGTGACAAAGCATTGGAATGCGTACTCGCTCTTCGTAAAGGCTGCGTCTTGGAGCAG GAACCAAAGCAATTCAACGAGTTCTTGAACCATCTATTCGAGTTATGCCAAGAAAGAAAACTATCGCATTTTCTCAAACATTTCACGTCAAAGAAGATCACATTGATTCCCAAATCCGAAGCGCCAGACAG TGATGTGGTAGACGAGAACGCTGATGATTATTTCACCGTTAAACAAGAGCCAATGCTGGAGAGCTAA
- the LOC104779206 gene encoding F-box protein At1g48060-like, producing the protein MEQREEEKNEDTPRKRRKTSSPSFIPVDVTSEIFLRLPAKSVARFRSVSKLWSSITTAPYFTNSFETRPNLLFFFKEDNRFFVVTIPHPQNNRIPKESYSYSSSQILDSYYTTYPKSVCFTIKTESVHGLICFQRGTKPILWNPTMRNFLPLPKPDKSWETLTIFLGYDPVEGKHKLVSMQSDRVSDECRVLTVESGEKSWRTVKNNYKHRPCRGIRKDNYGPCRCIDGVLYYRAEIGPNKIIMSFDVKSEKFHTITLPWRGGFEPTMMVSYKGKLAYLGCHSYENSLLMWVLEDAEKSEWSSHSFLPISHYDRGAENNFKLIGTTNDGELIYVPNTVFESFDVVYIDPVRETFRRVKYKGVADKEFRQRNGLGADKAFRGVQYSPNHIETLMSL; encoded by the coding sequence ATGgagcaaagagaagaagagaagaacgaaGATACGCCGAGAAAAAGACGTAAAACTTCATCGCCGTCGTTCATACCTGTCGATGTAACCTCGGAGATATTCTTACGGCTTCCTGCGAAGTCTGTCGCGAGGTTTCGTTCTGTATCGAAGCTTTGGTCATCAATCACCACCGCACCGTATTTCACCAACTCGTTCGAGACTCGACCtaatcttttgttcttcttcaaagAAGATAACAGGTTCTTCGTTGTCACGATCCCTCACCCTCAAAACAATCGGATTCCGAAAGAGTCTTATTCGTATTCCTCTTCTCAGATTCTTGATAGTTACTATACAACCTATCCAAAAAGTGTTTGCTTCACCATCAAAACTGAGTCTGTCCACGGTTTGATCTGCTTTCAGAGAGGGACAAAACCTATACTTTGGAACCCTACTATGAGAAACTTTTTGCCTTTACCTAAACCGGACAAGAGCTGGGAGACTTTGACAATCTTTTTAGGGTACGATCCAGTCGAAGGTAAACACAAACTTGTGTCCATGCAGTCTGATAGAGTATCTGATGAGTGTAGGGTTTTAACAGTGGAATCAGGTGAAAAATCATGGAGAACAGTCAAAAACAACTACAAACATCGCCCTTGCCGTGGCATCCGCAAAGACAATTACGGACCATGCAGATGCATCGACGGTGTTTTATACTATCGAGCTGAGATTGGTCCTAATAAGATTATAATGAGCTTTGATGTAAAATCTGAAAAGTTTCATACGATAACATTACCATGGAGAGGTGGGTTTGAGCCTACGATGATGGTATCTTATAAAGGGAAGTTAGCTTATCTTGGTTGTCATTCCTATGAGAATAGTCTTCTTATGTGGGTATTAGAGGATGCAGAGAAGAGTGAATGGTCGAGTCATAGCTTTTTACCTATTTCTCACTATGATCGTGGTGCGGAGAACAACTTCAAGCTTATAGGTACCACTAATGATGGTGAACTGATTTACGTACCGAACACGGTGTTCGAGTCTTTTGATGTTGTATATATCGATCCAGTGAGGGAGACGTTTAGAAGAGTCAAATACAAAGGAGTTGCAGATAAAGAGTTTAGACAACGCAATGGACTTGGAGCTGACAAAGCTTTCCGTGGAGTCCAATATTCACCAAATCACATTGAAACCCTCATGTCTCTGTGA